In Janthinobacterium rivuli, a single genomic region encodes these proteins:
- a CDS encoding glycosyltransferase family 39 protein, translating to MKINVNELHSSRVLMWSLLGIFIVVTLYALGIRTLVPPDEGRYAEMAREMFVTGDWITTRLNGIKYFEKPPLQTWMNALTFAAFGLGEWQARLWTGLCGIIGVCMTAYAGKKVFGPRVGLYAGLVLASSLFWLASGQINSLDMGLSGMMTLTLGSLLIAQRDDATATERRNWMLACWAAMALAVLAKGLIGIVLPGGVLVLYSLCARDWRIWTRLHLVKGLLVFFAIATPWFVLVALRNPEQPHFFFIHEHFQRFLMKGHKREGAWYYFLVLLIPGILPWIGVLPQSLAAAFQRQEGAFQPRLMLLIWAVFIFFFFSYSTSKLPGYIVPVFPALALLVALYLESASRRQRLFAAGLLCVLGAAILIGGPIAFGKASARDAEALVALKGYQPWLMAAGFFALAGGALALLHARQLRRDMTVLTIAGAGFLATHCILAGSELYGQNRAGTDMLPQIQAELTADTKLYSVGIYEQSLTYYLQRPVILVDYWDEFTFGLKQQPELSIPDIETFITQWTNDAHAGVRGMAIISLNRYKELQARGVPMRLIAEDARRMVIANK from the coding sequence ATGAAAATCAACGTCAACGAGCTGCACTCGTCGCGGGTGCTGATGTGGTCGCTGCTGGGCATCTTCATCGTCGTCACCCTGTATGCGCTGGGTATCCGTACCCTGGTGCCGCCCGACGAGGGCCGCTACGCCGAGATGGCGCGCGAAATGTTCGTCACGGGCGACTGGATCACCACGCGCCTGAACGGCATCAAGTACTTTGAAAAGCCGCCGCTGCAAACGTGGATGAATGCGCTGACCTTCGCCGCCTTCGGCCTGGGCGAATGGCAGGCACGCCTGTGGACTGGCCTGTGCGGCATCATCGGCGTGTGCATGACGGCCTACGCGGGCAAGAAAGTGTTCGGCCCGCGCGTGGGGCTGTATGCGGGCCTGGTGCTGGCATCGAGCCTGTTCTGGCTCGCTTCCGGCCAGATCAATTCGTTGGACATGGGCCTGTCGGGCATGATGACCCTGACCCTGGGCAGCCTGCTGATCGCCCAGCGCGACGACGCCACGGCGACGGAGCGGCGCAACTGGATGCTGGCCTGCTGGGCCGCCATGGCGCTGGCCGTGCTGGCCAAGGGCCTGATCGGCATCGTGCTGCCGGGTGGCGTGCTGGTGCTGTATTCGCTGTGTGCGCGCGACTGGCGCATCTGGACGCGCTTGCACCTGGTCAAGGGCTTGCTGGTGTTCTTCGCCATCGCCACGCCGTGGTTCGTGCTGGTCGCCCTGCGCAATCCGGAACAGCCGCATTTCTTCTTCATCCACGAGCACTTCCAGCGCTTCCTGATGAAGGGCCACAAGCGCGAAGGCGCCTGGTACTACTTCCTGGTGCTGCTCATTCCCGGCATCCTGCCCTGGATAGGCGTGCTGCCGCAAAGCCTGGCCGCCGCGTTCCAGCGCCAGGAAGGCGCCTTCCAGCCCCGCTTGATGCTGCTGATCTGGGCCGTCTTCATTTTCTTCTTCTTCAGCTATTCGACCTCGAAGCTGCCTGGCTACATCGTGCCCGTCTTCCCGGCGCTGGCCCTGCTCGTGGCGCTGTATCTGGAATCGGCCTCGCGCCGCCAGCGCCTGTTCGCCGCCGGCCTGCTGTGCGTGCTGGGCGCGGCCATCCTGATCGGCGGACCGATCGCCTTCGGCAAGGCCAGCGCACGCGACGCGGAAGCCCTGGTCGCGCTCAAGGGTTACCAGCCATGGCTGATGGCGGCCGGCTTCTTCGCCCTGGCCGGCGGCGCCCTGGCCTTGCTGCATGCGCGCCAGCTGCGCCGCGACATGACGGTGCTGACGATTGCCGGCGCCGGCTTCCTGGCCACGCACTGCATCCTGGCCGGCTCCGAACTGTATGGCCAGAACCGCGCAGGCACCGACATGCTGCCGCAGATCCAGGCCGAACTGACGGCCGATACCAAGCTTTATTCGGTCGGCATCTACGAGCAGTCGCTGACGTATTACCTGCAGCGGCCCGTGATCCTCGTCGATTACTGGGATGAGTTCACGTTTGGCCTGAAACAGCAGCCCGAGCTGTCCATTCCGGACATCGAGACTTTCATCACGCAATGGACGAACGATGCCCATGCCGGCGTGCGCGGCATGGCCATTATCAGCCTGAACCGTTACAAGGAATTGCAAGCGCGTGGTGTGCCCATGCGCCTGATTGCCGAAGATGCGCGCCGCATGGTCATTGCCAACAAATAA
- a CDS encoding response regulator, whose translation MRILLVEDHLELSHWLAKALRDAHLTVETAHNGADADALLHTQEYSLVLLDLTLPKMDGLDVLRRLRARGGTRGKTPVMILTARGGLDEKVQGLNLGADDYMAKPFELAELEARVKALLRRSQGNEALVHTCGALSFDTVTRMFSYGGAALALTPREHAVLEALITRSGRAVSKEKLFDEVFALADDANLDAIELYIHRVRKKLESGVESGSPDGAVITTLRGIGYLLQPRSAMAPAAPK comes from the coding sequence ATGCGCATATTACTAGTGGAAGACCATCTGGAGCTGTCGCACTGGCTGGCAAAGGCCCTGCGCGACGCGCACCTGACGGTGGAGACCGCCCACAACGGCGCCGATGCCGACGCCCTGCTGCATACGCAGGAATATTCTTTGGTGCTGCTCGACCTGACCCTGCCGAAGATGGATGGCCTGGACGTGCTGCGCCGCCTGCGCGCGCGCGGCGGCACGCGCGGCAAGACTCCCGTCATGATACTCACGGCGCGCGGCGGCCTCGATGAAAAAGTACAGGGCCTGAACCTGGGCGCGGACGACTACATGGCCAAACCGTTCGAACTGGCCGAACTGGAAGCGCGCGTAAAAGCCCTGCTGCGCCGCAGCCAGGGCAACGAAGCCCTTGTGCACACCTGCGGCGCCCTCAGTTTCGACACCGTCACGCGCATGTTCAGCTATGGCGGCGCGGCGCTGGCGCTGACGCCGCGCGAACACGCGGTGCTCGAAGCGCTGATCACGCGCTCGGGGCGCGCCGTGTCGAAGGAAAAACTCTTCGACGAAGTCTTCGCGCTGGCCGACGACGCCAACCTGGACGCCATCGAACTGTATATCCACCGCGTGCGCAAAAAACTCGAGAGCGGCGTGGAAAGCGGCTCGCCCGACGGCGCCGTCATCACCACCCTGCGCGGCATCGGCTACCTGCTGCAGCCGCGCAGCGCCATGGCGCCGGCCGCGCCAAAATGA
- a CDS encoding porin encodes MKKTAFSLAAMAVLAAAGSAHAQSNVTLYGRLDAGISNTSNAGPNKSSMTQVSSGGMNTSRWGILGSEDLGGGLKAVFNLEGGILVDTGAADGALFKRQANVGLEGAFGRVVLGRSFTTVYDFVLPFDPMAYAPFYSWATSANATGPSKYGMTTAFDNMVKYSGKTGDFSYGASYGFGEQSTGNSDSAKLSTAVTYKTGPVSLLATYEQVNGNTIAGGARDKTTVYHLGAMYDDGPWKVQAAARDYKLDPAAAGKADVRGTLYWGGVSYKTTPVVTLTGVIYYQDVKNVAANLNADPIMYVARVRYALSKRTDLYVAGAYAKAKHNQLVSLSRDDAGFGDTQRGLIAGIQHRF; translated from the coding sequence ATGAAGAAAACCGCATTCTCGCTGGCCGCCATGGCGGTACTTGCCGCAGCTGGCAGCGCCCACGCCCAGTCGAACGTCACCCTGTACGGCCGCCTGGACGCCGGCATCAGCAACACCAGCAACGCCGGTCCGAACAAAAGCTCGATGACGCAAGTGAGCTCCGGCGGCATGAACACCTCGCGCTGGGGCATCCTGGGCAGCGAAGACCTGGGCGGCGGCCTGAAAGCCGTCTTCAATCTGGAAGGCGGCATCCTGGTCGACACGGGCGCGGCCGACGGCGCGCTGTTCAAGCGCCAGGCCAACGTGGGCCTGGAAGGCGCGTTTGGCCGCGTCGTGCTGGGACGTTCGTTCACCACCGTGTACGATTTCGTGCTGCCATTCGATCCGATGGCGTATGCGCCGTTCTACTCGTGGGCCACCTCGGCCAACGCGACGGGCCCAAGCAAATACGGCATGACGACGGCCTTCGACAACATGGTCAAGTACTCGGGCAAGACGGGCGACTTCAGCTACGGCGCATCGTACGGTTTCGGCGAACAGTCGACGGGCAACTCGGACAGCGCCAAGCTGTCCACGGCCGTCACCTACAAGACCGGTCCGGTCAGCCTGCTGGCCACGTATGAACAGGTCAACGGCAACACCATCGCCGGCGGCGCGCGCGACAAGACCACCGTCTACCACCTGGGCGCCATGTATGACGACGGCCCGTGGAAAGTGCAGGCGGCGGCGCGCGACTACAAGCTCGATCCTGCGGCAGCCGGCAAGGCCGACGTGCGCGGCACCCTGTACTGGGGCGGCGTCAGCTACAAGACCACGCCGGTCGTCACCCTGACGGGCGTGATCTACTACCAGGACGTGAAAAACGTGGCGGCCAACCTCAATGCCGATCCGATCATGTACGTGGCGCGCGTGCGCTATGCCCTGTCCAAGCGCACCGACCTGTATGTGGCGGGCGCCTACGCCAAGGCCAAGCACAACCAGCTGGTCAGCCTGTCGCGTGACGACGCCGGTTTCGGCGACACGCAGCGCGGCCTGATCGCCGGCATCCAGCACCGCTTTTAA
- a CDS encoding DegT/DnrJ/EryC1/StrS family aminotransferase has translation MTSTLPFLPFSKPTIDEATIAAVGDVLRSGWITSGPKVQAFEAQLSEYFGGRPVRTFNSGTCTMEIALRIAGIGPGDEVITTPVSWVATANVIIEVGATPVFADIDPVTRNIDLDKLEAAITPRTKAIIPVYLSGLPVDMDRLYAIADKYKLRVVEDAAQAFGSTWKGKRIGAFGDFVSFSFQANKNITTGEGGALVLNNLEEAKLAEKYRLQGVTRSGVDGIDVDVLGGKYNMSDIMAAIGLGQFANIDAITAHRRALARHYFAQFGSDFEAQSGAQLPVQDFENSNWHLFQIILPDNGPGTRAAFMQQMAQQNVGTGYHYAPIHLFTMYRERGFTEGMFPVSEKIGRLTVTLPMFYAMTTQDVERAVATVKSILIK, from the coding sequence ATGACCTCTACCCTGCCCTTTTTGCCCTTTTCCAAACCCACCATCGATGAAGCGACCATCGCCGCCGTCGGCGACGTGCTGCGCTCGGGCTGGATCACCAGCGGCCCGAAAGTGCAGGCCTTCGAAGCCCAGCTGTCCGAGTATTTCGGCGGGCGTCCCGTGCGCACCTTCAATTCGGGCACGTGCACCATGGAAATCGCACTGCGCATCGCCGGCATCGGCCCCGGCGACGAGGTCATCACCACGCCCGTGTCGTGGGTAGCGACGGCCAACGTCATCATCGAAGTGGGCGCCACGCCCGTGTTTGCCGACATCGACCCCGTCACCCGGAATATCGACCTCGACAAGCTGGAAGCGGCCATCACCCCGCGCACCAAAGCCATCATCCCCGTCTACCTGTCCGGTTTGCCCGTCGACATGGACCGCCTGTACGCGATCGCCGACAAGTACAAGCTGCGCGTCGTGGAAGACGCGGCGCAAGCGTTCGGCTCCACCTGGAAAGGCAAGCGCATCGGCGCGTTTGGCGACTTCGTCTCGTTCAGCTTCCAGGCCAACAAGAACATCACCACGGGCGAAGGCGGCGCGCTGGTCCTGAACAACCTGGAAGAAGCCAAGCTGGCCGAGAAATACCGGCTGCAGGGCGTCACGCGCAGCGGCGTCGACGGCATCGACGTCGACGTGCTGGGCGGCAAATACAACATGAGCGACATCATGGCCGCCATCGGCCTGGGCCAGTTCGCCAATATCGACGCGATCACGGCCCACCGCCGCGCGCTCGCGCGCCATTACTTTGCGCAATTCGGCAGCGACTTCGAAGCGCAGAGCGGCGCCCAGCTGCCCGTACAGGATTTTGAGAACAGCAACTGGCATTTGTTCCAGATCATCCTGCCCGACAATGGCCCCGGCACGCGCGCCGCCTTCATGCAGCAAATGGCGCAGCAAAACGTGGGAACGGGCTATCATTACGCACCGATCCACCTGTTTACCATGTACCGCGAACGCGGCTTTACCGAGGGCATGTTCCCCGTCTCGGAAAAGATCGGCCGCCTGACCGTGACCTTGCCGATGTTCTACGCCATGACGACACAGGACGTGGAACGCGCCGTCGCCACCGTCAAATCCATACTCATCAAATGA
- a CDS encoding sensor histidine kinase N-terminal domain-containing protein, protein MRAPRPPLLERLRRRRAQGRPLGSLRSQLLRWLLIPLVMLVLLDAVFVYRNALDAADMAYDRSLLASTRALAERVSIVNGKVVAEVPYVALDSFETDTLGRIYYKVTGINGELVSGYGDLPPVPKNVPRSQNYPALVRFYHADYHGKPIRIAALLQPVYDDSMRGIALIQVAETLDARRGLSNQILFDTLIWQAAMILVMGALVWFAVRLVLRPLMRLKTEVETRTLSDLSDVDPTLVHKEMRPLVSAMNGSMSRLQQLIASQRRFIADASHQLRTPLTVLKTQAELAMRECDRQAGAPPDIAALRDIVRSIAVTTDSTVLLANRLLTLARIEHGGENLAMDTVPLRDVAQQVGLEMAMAAVGRHIDLSLEAPDEAPVHGQALLLHELVANLVDNALRYTPQGGSVILRVRAGGRGDETVLEVEDSGAGIPPAERERVFTPFYRVGAALESNPGGAGLGLAIVRDIAALHGARLELATAANGHGLKVGVYFAPAPVDAKIAS, encoded by the coding sequence GTGCGCGCTCCACGCCCGCCCCTGCTGGAACGCCTGCGCCGGCGCCGGGCGCAGGGCCGGCCGCTGGGCAGCCTGCGCAGCCAGCTGCTGCGCTGGCTGCTCATCCCGCTGGTGATGCTGGTGCTGCTCGATGCCGTTTTTGTCTACCGCAACGCGCTCGACGCGGCCGACATGGCCTACGACCGCTCCCTGCTGGCGTCGACGCGGGCGCTGGCCGAAAGAGTCTCCATCGTCAACGGCAAGGTGGTGGCCGAAGTGCCTTATGTGGCGCTCGACAGCTTCGAGACCGACACCCTGGGCCGCATCTACTACAAGGTGACGGGCATCAATGGCGAGCTGGTGTCGGGCTATGGCGACTTGCCGCCCGTGCCGAAAAACGTGCCCCGCTCGCAGAATTATCCGGCCCTGGTGCGCTTCTACCACGCCGACTACCACGGCAAGCCGATCCGCATCGCCGCCCTGCTGCAGCCCGTGTATGACGACTCGATGCGCGGCATCGCCCTGATCCAGGTGGCCGAGACGCTGGACGCGCGGCGCGGCCTGTCGAACCAGATCCTGTTCGACACCCTGATCTGGCAGGCCGCGATGATACTGGTGATGGGCGCCCTCGTGTGGTTTGCCGTGCGCCTGGTGCTGCGCCCGCTGATGCGCCTGAAAACGGAAGTCGAGACGCGCACCCTGTCCGACCTGTCCGACGTCGATCCCACGCTGGTGCACAAGGAAATGCGCCCGCTGGTGAGCGCCATGAACGGCTCCATGTCGCGCCTGCAGCAGCTGATCGCCAGCCAGCGCCGCTTCATCGCCGATGCCTCGCACCAGCTGCGCACGCCGTTGACGGTGCTGAAAACCCAGGCCGAACTGGCCATGCGCGAATGCGACCGCCAGGCGGGCGCGCCGCCGGACATCGCCGCCCTGCGCGACATCGTGCGTTCGATCGCCGTCACCACCGATTCGACCGTGCTGCTGGCCAACCGCCTGCTGACCCTGGCGCGCATCGAGCATGGCGGCGAGAACCTGGCGATGGACACGGTGCCCTTGCGCGACGTGGCGCAGCAGGTGGGGCTGGAAATGGCCATGGCCGCCGTCGGCAGGCATATCGACCTGTCGCTGGAAGCGCCCGACGAAGCGCCCGTGCATGGCCAGGCCCTGCTGCTGCATGAACTGGTGGCCAACCTGGTCGACAACGCCCTGCGCTACACGCCGCAGGGCGGCAGCGTGATCCTGCGCGTGCGCGCGGGCGGCCGTGGAGACGAAACGGTGCTGGAAGTGGAAGACAGCGGCGCCGGCATCCCGCCGGCGGAACGCGAACGCGTGTTCACGCCGTTCTACCGCGTCGGCGCGGCGCTGGAAAGCAATCCGGGCGGCGCCGGGCTTGGCCTGGCCATCGTGCGCGACATCGCGGCCCTGCACGGCGCGCGCCTGGAACTGGCGACGGCGGCGAATGGACATGGGCTGAAAGTCGGCGTGTATTTCGCCCCGGCGCCAGTCGATGCTAAGATCGCGTCCTGA
- a CDS encoding glycosyltransferase: protein MKPELSIIIPIYNEQDGLASLFARLYPALDALQTSYEIIFVNDGSRDNSVAILAEQFRQRPDVTRVVLFNGNYGQHMAILAGFEASRGQIMVTLDADLQNPPEEIGNLVAKMREGYDYVGSIRRKRQDSAWRTLASKMMNRLREKITNIKITDQGNMLRAYGRNVIDLVNQCAEVNTFVPALAYTFARKPTEITVEHEERSAGESKYSLYSLIRLNFDLVTGFSLIPLQIFSMLGMLLSFSSAVLVIYLLARRFLFGAEAQGVFTLFAIAFFLMGVILFGIGLVGEYVGRIFQQVRARPRYVVQTILQDGMVQAEAEAASYVRLEKRQVGR, encoded by the coding sequence ATGAAACCTGAACTGTCCATTATCATTCCAATCTACAACGAACAGGATGGTCTGGCCAGCCTGTTCGCCCGCCTGTATCCGGCCCTCGACGCCCTGCAGACGAGCTACGAGATCATCTTCGTCAACGATGGCAGCCGCGACAATTCGGTGGCCATCCTGGCGGAACAGTTCCGCCAGCGTCCCGACGTCACGCGCGTCGTCCTGTTCAACGGTAATTATGGCCAGCACATGGCCATCCTGGCCGGTTTTGAAGCGTCGCGCGGGCAGATCATGGTCACGCTCGACGCCGACCTGCAGAACCCGCCCGAAGAAATCGGCAATCTGGTGGCGAAGATGCGCGAAGGCTACGATTACGTGGGCTCGATCCGGCGCAAGCGGCAAGATTCCGCCTGGCGCACCCTGGCCTCGAAGATGATGAACCGTCTGCGTGAAAAGATCACGAATATCAAGATTACCGATCAGGGCAACATGCTGCGCGCGTATGGCCGCAACGTGATCGACCTGGTCAACCAGTGCGCCGAGGTCAACACCTTCGTGCCCGCCCTGGCCTACACGTTCGCCCGCAAGCCCACGGAAATTACCGTCGAGCACGAGGAACGCTCGGCCGGCGAGTCGAAATACTCGCTGTACAGCCTGATCCGCCTCAATTTCGACCTGGTCACGGGCTTTTCGCTGATACCCCTGCAAATCTTTTCCATGCTGGGCATGCTGCTGTCCTTCAGTTCGGCCGTGCTGGTGATCTATCTGCTGGCGCGCCGCTTCCTGTTCGGCGCCGAGGCGCAAGGCGTGTTCACCCTGTTCGCCATCGCCTTCTTCCTGATGGGCGTGATCCTGTTCGGTATCGGCCTGGTGGGCGAATACGTGGGACGCATCTTCCAGCAAGTGCGCGCCCGACCCCGCTACGTGGTGCAAACCATCTTGCAGGACGGCATGGTCCAGGCGGAAGCCGAGGCGGCATCGTATGTGCGCCTGGAAAAGCGCCAGGTGGGCCGCTGA
- a CDS encoding Mth938-like domain-containing protein, with protein sequence MKLHASSTQQYQTVTGYDENGVEINAQPYNYSLIVMPETPPRAWEVTSFEELTEAHFAQILADAPDVVILGTGERQRFVHPKLTAALTMRRIGVECMDSQAACRTYNILMGEGRKVTLALILAPAAGKAA encoded by the coding sequence ATGAAACTCCACGCCAGCAGCACCCAACAATACCAGACTGTCACCGGCTATGACGAAAACGGCGTCGAGATCAATGCCCAGCCCTACAACTACAGCCTGATCGTCATGCCGGAAACACCGCCACGCGCGTGGGAAGTCACCAGTTTCGAAGAATTAACGGAGGCGCATTTCGCGCAAATCCTGGCCGACGCACCCGACGTGGTCATCCTCGGCACGGGCGAGCGCCAGCGCTTCGTGCATCCGAAACTGACGGCCGCGCTGACCATGCGCCGCATCGGCGTCGAATGCATGGATAGCCAGGCTGCCTGCCGCACCTACAATATCCTCATGGGCGAAGGCCGCAAGGTCACCCTGGCACTGATCCTGGCTCCGGCCGCAGGCAAGGCCGCATGA
- a CDS encoding ribonuclease E inhibitor RraB: MMTKEDVTELFANIAENAPWDLSQPLLWGYYFTNPTSEPLEQAATLLALQGYRPVELYQPELDDPAAPPVWVLHVEKAEVHGVDSLHARNGELMVFAQENQLASYDGMDVGPVAAP, from the coding sequence ATGATGACCAAAGAAGATGTAACCGAACTGTTTGCCAATATCGCCGAGAACGCGCCGTGGGATTTGTCCCAGCCGCTGCTGTGGGGCTATTACTTCACCAACCCCACCTCCGAACCGCTGGAACAGGCCGCCACCCTGCTGGCGCTGCAGGGCTACCGCCCGGTGGAGCTGTATCAGCCAGAACTCGACGACCCGGCGGCACCGCCAGTGTGGGTGCTGCACGTGGAAAAGGCCGAAGTACATGGCGTCGACAGCCTGCACGCGCGCAATGGCGAACTGATGGTGTTTGCGCAGGAAAACCAGCTGGCCAGCTATGACGGCATGGACGTGGGCCCCGTCGCCGCGCCTTGA
- a CDS encoding pyridoxal phosphate-dependent aminotransferase, with translation MRPIQKSNKLADVCYDIRGPVLEKSRQMEEEGHKITKLNIGNLAVFGFDPPDEIVRDMMLNLQNAAGYTDSKGMFAPRKAVMHYTQGKNIAGVTIDDIYLGNGASELIVMSMNALLNSGDEVLVPAPDYPLWTAAVSLSGGNPVHYVCDEQNEWYPDIEDMRRKITPQTKAIVVINPNNPTGALYPVSVLLQIVELARQHQLIIFADEIYDKVLYDEAEHVSIASLADDVLFITMNGLSKNYRSCGYRSGWMVVSGEKRHAKDYIEGLNMLASMRLCANAPGQFAIQTALGGYQSIQDLVGPGGRLLKQRDLAHKLLTDIPGVTCVKPKAALYMFPRLDPEIYPIADDQQFAYELLAEAKVLIVQGTGFNWIAPDHFRVVFLPNSDDLTEAMGRIARFLEGYRKRHGRG, from the coding sequence TTGCGACCGATTCAGAAATCGAATAAATTGGCGGACGTCTGCTACGACATCCGCGGCCCGGTCCTGGAAAAATCCAGGCAAATGGAAGAAGAAGGCCACAAGATCACCAAGCTCAATATCGGCAATCTGGCCGTATTCGGCTTCGATCCGCCCGACGAGATCGTGCGCGACATGATGCTCAATCTGCAGAACGCGGCCGGCTATACGGATTCGAAAGGCATGTTCGCGCCGCGCAAGGCCGTCATGCACTACACGCAGGGCAAGAATATCGCCGGCGTGACCATCGATGACATTTACCTGGGCAATGGCGCTTCCGAACTGATCGTCATGTCGATGAACGCGCTGCTCAACAGTGGCGACGAAGTGCTGGTGCCGGCGCCCGATTACCCGCTGTGGACGGCCGCCGTCAGCCTGTCGGGCGGCAATCCCGTGCACTATGTGTGCGACGAGCAGAACGAGTGGTATCCCGACATCGAGGACATGCGCCGCAAGATCACGCCGCAAACGAAAGCCATCGTCGTCATCAACCCGAACAATCCCACGGGCGCGCTGTACCCGGTTTCCGTGCTGCTGCAGATCGTCGAACTGGCGCGCCAGCACCAATTGATCATTTTCGCCGACGAGATATACGACAAGGTGCTGTACGATGAAGCCGAGCACGTGTCGATCGCCTCGCTGGCCGACGACGTGCTGTTCATCACCATGAACGGCCTGTCGAAGAATTACCGCTCCTGCGGCTACCGTTCCGGCTGGATGGTGGTCTCGGGTGAAAAGCGCCACGCAAAAGATTACATCGAAGGCCTCAACATGCTGGCCTCGATGCGGCTATGCGCCAACGCGCCGGGGCAGTTTGCCATCCAGACGGCGCTTGGCGGCTACCAGAGCATACAAGACCTGGTGGGGCCCGGCGGGCGCCTGTTGAAACAGCGCGACCTGGCGCACAAGCTGCTGACCGATATTCCGGGCGTCACCTGTGTCAAGCCAAAGGCCGCGCTGTACATGTTCCCGCGCCTGGACCCGGAGATCTACCCGATCGCCGACGACCAGCAGTTTGCCTATGAATTACTGGCTGAAGCGAAGGTCCTGATCGTGCAGGGTACGGGCTTCAACTGGATCGCGCCCGACCATTTCCGCGTCGTCTTCCTGCCCAACTCCGATGACCTGACCGAGGCCATGGGGCGCATTGCGCGCTTCCTCGAAGGTTACCGCAAGCGTCACGGCCGGGGCTGA
- a CDS encoding homoserine dehydrogenase, whose protein sequence is MKSIKIGLLGLGNVGYGTFSVLKRNQEEIKRRAGRGIEVVAVAVRDVARAEALVAGGCKVVNDPYQIVNDPEIDIVVELIGGYDLSKTLVMQAIANGKHVVTANKALLAVHGNEIFAAAQDKGVMVAFEAAVAGGIPIIKALREGLTANRIEWIAGIINGTTNFILSEMRDKGLDFATVLKQAQELGYAEADPTFDIEGVDAAHKATIMSAIAFGIPVQFDKAYVEGISNLNAVDIRYAEQLGYRIKLLGITKRATVNGVEGIELRVHPTLIPAKRLIANVEGAMNAVLVHGDAVGASLYSGRGAGAEPTASSVIADLVDITRLATADPEHRVPHLAFQPNAMTDIAILPMSEITTSYYLRMHVADQPGVLADLTRILADRCISIDAMLQKEPAEGETHTDIIMLTHQTQEKNVTAAIEKMEALNSVVGTVTKIRLENLS, encoded by the coding sequence ATGAAATCCATCAAGATCGGCCTGCTGGGCCTGGGCAACGTCGGTTACGGCACGTTCAGCGTCCTGAAACGCAACCAGGAAGAAATCAAGCGCCGCGCGGGCCGCGGCATTGAAGTCGTCGCCGTCGCCGTGCGCGACGTGGCGCGCGCCGAAGCGCTCGTCGCCGGCGGCTGCAAGGTCGTCAATGACCCCTACCAGATCGTCAACGATCCCGAGATCGACATCGTCGTCGAACTGATCGGCGGCTACGACCTGTCGAAAACCCTGGTCATGCAGGCGATCGCCAACGGCAAGCACGTGGTCACGGCCAACAAGGCCCTGCTGGCCGTGCACGGCAACGAAATCTTCGCCGCCGCCCAGGACAAGGGCGTGATGGTGGCCTTCGAAGCGGCCGTCGCCGGCGGCATCCCCATCATCAAGGCGCTGCGCGAAGGCTTGACGGCCAACCGCATCGAATGGATCGCCGGCATCATCAACGGCACCACCAATTTCATCCTGTCCGAGATGCGCGACAAGGGCCTCGATTTCGCCACCGTGCTGAAACAGGCGCAGGAACTCGGTTACGCGGAAGCCGACCCCACCTTCGACATCGAAGGTGTCGACGCCGCGCACAAGGCCACCATCATGTCGGCCATCGCCTTCGGCATCCCGGTGCAGTTCGACAAGGCCTACGTGGAAGGCATCAGCAACCTCAATGCCGTCGACATCCGCTACGCCGAGCAGCTGGGCTACCGCATCAAGCTGCTGGGCATCACCAAGCGCGCCACCGTCAACGGCGTGGAAGGCATCGAGCTGCGCGTGCATCCGACGCTGATCCCAGCCAAGCGCCTGATCGCCAACGTGGAAGGCGCAATGAACGCGGTGCTGGTGCATGGCGACGCCGTCGGCGCCAGCCTGTACTCGGGCCGCGGCGCGGGCGCCGAGCCGACCGCCTCGTCGGTGATCGCCGACCTGGTCGACATCACGCGCCTGGCCACGGCGGACCCGGAACACCGCGTGCCGCACCTGGCGTTCCAGCCGAACGCGATGACCGATATCGCGATTCTGCCGATGTCGGAAATCACCACCAGCTATTACCTGCGCATGCACGTGGCCGACCAGCCGGGCGTGCTGGCCGACCTGACGCGCATCCTGGCCGACCGCTGCATCTCGATCGACGCCATGCTGCAAAAAGAGCCGGCCGAGGGCGAGACGCACACTGACATCATCATGCTGACGCACCAGACGCAGGAAAAGAACGTCACGGCCGCCATCGAGAAGATGGAAGCCCTCAATAGCGTGGTAGGCACGGTCACCAAGATCCGCCTGGAAAACCTCAGCTGA